One window of Candidatus Rokuibacteriota bacterium genomic DNA carries:
- the trxA gene encoding thioredoxin translates to MAEDTLSLSEATFDQEVSQHPGLLMVDFWAEWCAPCKMLAPVLDELVRESAGRVTLAKVNVDENPGLAARYGIRSIPTVLFIKDGKVLDQVIGAVPRAQIRKKLDALA, encoded by the coding sequence ATGGCCGAAGACACCCTCTCCCTCTCCGAAGCCACGTTTGATCAGGAGGTTTCCCAGCATCCAGGGCTGCTGATGGTGGACTTCTGGGCGGAGTGGTGCGCGCCCTGCAAGATGCTGGCTCCGGTTCTGGACGAGCTGGTCCGCGAGTCGGCCGGCAGGGTCACCCTGGCCAAGGTGAATGTGGACGAGAACCCGGGACTGGCGGCCCGGTACGGGATCCGCTCGATCCCAACCGTCCTGTTCATCAAGGACGGCAAGGTGCTCGATCAGGTCATCGGAGCGGTCCCCCGGGCCCAGATCAGAAAGAAGCTCGACGCGCTAG